From Fusarium musae strain F31 chromosome 8, whole genome shotgun sequence:
ACTGTTGTTCCTCTGGCTGGTATAGCCATGCACGAAAATTCTGGTTCCATCAACGCAGGCAGAGCGGCTACGGCTGGTAACCTAGATGAAGCTCCTGTTTGGGCAGGACGAGGTCGTATCGACTATGCTTCGTGGCAAGTCAGTGTTTACCTCCCCGATGTTCCTGGGACAGTAGCTAGAGGTTGCCTGTCTTGTTTCCTTCTCCAAGCGATCTTGATAAAGTTGACTAAAGGATCAGTGGATATCAATGATCCCGAGCTCTGGTTAGACATTGTCTTCTGCAAGGGAAACGTCTTAAGGATGAAGCTTATTCGTGGGAGCCCCCCTGACGACTTTGATATGTTCTCTTCGGGTGGCGGAAGCACAGATGGAGACGTTCTTGAGAGCTTCGAGATATACACCCTCCCTGGTAAGACACGCAGTTCAGCTTCTGGAACGACAGCTCATAGATATAGGTTCGCCCTGCCCATGGCCGACTATCGGCTCGTCGATGAACGTCGAACGTCCTGACTGGAGTCTTCCGGCTGAAATTGGTGGACATGCAAGCCATATCGAGCCAGATCCAACTTCCAAGTCATCCTTCGACAGGGTCAAAAGCTGGATCAGAACCTGCAAAGATACGCACAAAATCTGCACAGAAGCCGAGGCCTCGTCAAACCCACAGCTTCCAAAGAGAGTCATCGATATTGGACCTGATACCAACGACGGAATCCATATCTTTGTTCACGACGATGCCGCACAGCAGATTACAGAACCATACATCGCGCTGTCTCATTGTTGGGGAAAGACCCAGCATTTAATCTCGACAAAGGCAACTCTTGACCAGTGGAAGCAAAACATTCCGTTCAACCGCTTCGCCAAAACATTCCAAGATGCTGTTATTATCTCGAGAGAGTTGGGCATTCGATATGTTTGGATAGACTCTCTTTGTATCGTTCAAGATGATAAGCAAGATTGGGAAATCgaagcagccaagatggcGTCCATATATAACGGTGCAGAGCTAGTACTAGCAGCAACTGGATCTGCCGATGGAGCTGGCGGCTGTCTATTTCAAAGAGATCCTTTCGTCACAGTTTCCGGAACATTTCCAGATGAAAAGCCTTTTGAGATCTACGGACGAAAGGTAGCGAAGCATGCAGTCTTTGGTTGGAACACAGACCCCAATGGGTCCAAGGGATCTTCAAACCCTATTGTTGGAACCACAGTCTCCGAGGTTTATGATTATCCTTTGATGACAAGAGCTTGGTGTTTCCAGGAGAGGCTCTTGGCAACTCGAATTCTCCACTATACCAAGAGTGAGATGATCTTTGACTGTCTATCCTCGATGGAATGCGAGTGTGGTGCTCTGGAGAAACACGAGGATGACCCGCTGGTACCTGCTCGCCGAATCATGAAGACAGGACACAAGTTCATCACCGGAACAAAGAGCTACAGAGGCTCATCTACCAACCCCGCAGCCCCTTTAAAGGGAGACATCAAGGAATTCATAGAACATCATGAACTCTGGCGAGACTTGATTGTTCAGTACTCCCAGAAGAATATCACTAAACGAACTGACGGTCTCCCAGCTGTTGCAGGACTGGCTACAGAGTGGTCCAATAAACTTACAGGAAGGTACCTTGCAGGTCTTTGGGAGAAGGATTTGCTCAACGATCTACGCTGGATGCCAGATGAAAAAGACTCGGGCGAGGAATCAGAGTACATCGCGccgagctggagctggctcAGCGTTCATCGTGGTGTGACATGGGGAGTTGAGAGCTTTGAATTTGACAAGTTCTTCGTGACAGTGGATTTTGATCGTACCGCATGCCCTCTTAGCGGTCATAACCAGTTTGGAGCCGTCGACTCTGGGTACATCTTTCTAACCGGCCGCATCATGCCCATAACCTTTTCCGTTGATGAAAACATGGTTTGGTTAGAAAAGCCAGGAAATGATACAAGAAAGCCATTTGACAGACCGGATAGTCTTTGGAGGTTGCGAAACTTGGAGAATAATGAGCTATTCTGCCTTAGGTTTTCAACAAGAATGAGTACGAGAAATGCTTGGGATGACGATGCggcgttggtgttggttaaggcagatgagatgattttgaagaagcagcCCGAAGAGGTCCAGAAGTTTGAACATGTTTATCAGAGGGTTGGATTCATCACGAATTATATGACGCAGGGTTGGAATCATGAGAGGGACTCGAAGGAGATGGGGATGTATATCATTTAGCTGCTCAAGGTTTCGTTACGATAAACAGAGTTGAACAGATTTGGATAGTCTGAATACTAGGTCGATAAGAAAGTGGAGGCGAGTAAATGTAGAGTACAACAGAATGAATGTTCACTCCATGATCTGATCTATCAAGGTGCCAGTAGAACAGGTATATCCACCCTTTGCGTGACATTAATCAGgcggtgaagatgaagagttATCGACCCAGGACGAACTTAGGTTGTAATACCTCGAATAGTCCGCCAATCTCAACAACGTGACAACGTTCATGGCCAAGGAATGGATAAATGGTAGATAGATTAAGTTCACCGACACTCTAAGCGA
This genomic window contains:
- a CDS encoding hypothetical protein (EggNog:ENOG41), whose translation is MASLNLQRTPYPTGDTEDDIRKDPTLCRTCWNLYSGSTATVVPLAGIAMHENSGSINAGRAATAGNLDEAPVWAGRGRIDYASWQVSVYLPDVPGTVARGCLSCFLLQAILIKLTKGSVDINDPELWLDIVFCKGNVLRMKLIRGSPPDDFDMFSSGGGSTDGDVLESFEIYTLPGSPCPWPTIGSSMNVERPDWSLPAEIGGHASHIEPDPTSKSSFDRVKSWIRTCKDTHKICTEAEASSNPQLPKRVIDIGPDTNDGIHIFVHDDAAQQITEPYIALSHCWGKTQHLISTKATLDQWKQNIPFNRFAKTFQDAVIISRELGIRYVWIDSLCIVQDDKQDWEIEAAKMASIYNGAELVLAATGSADGAGGCLFQRDPFVTVSGTFPDEKPFEIYGRKVAKHAVFGWNTDPNGSKGSSNPIVGTTVSEVYDYPLMTRAWCFQERLLATRILHYTKSEMIFDCLSSMECECGALEKHEDDPLVPARRIMKTGHKFITGTKSYRGSSTNPAAPLKGDIKEFIEHHELWRDLIVQYSQKNITKRTDGLPAVAGLATEWSNKLTGRYLAGLWEKDLLNDLRWMPDEKDSGEESEYIAPSWSWLSVHRGVTWGVESFEFDKFFVTVDFDRTACPLSGHNQFGAVDSGYIFLTGRIMPITFSVDENMVWLEKPGNDTRKPFDRPDSLWRLRNLENNELFCLRFSTRMSTRNAWDDDAALVLVKADEMILKKQPEEVQKFEHVYQRVGFITNYMTQGWNHERDSKEMGMYII